The following are from one region of the Myxococcales bacterium genome:
- the moaA gene encoding GTP 3',8-cyclase MoaA — METRPTDSASLEAAPAAGGNGIVSAASSLSAALPSPGAPLGLEDPSGRRLTYLRVSITDRCNYRCTYCMPEDGVDHTRKEDVLSFEEIAALVQVFVALGLRRVRLTGGEPTVRKDLLTLVAMVAAIPGLEDLALSTNGHRLAELAEPLSRAGVRRLNVSLDSLDPDKFARITRRGVLAEVLAGLSAARNAGFAQIKLNAVAIKGFNDDEVASLCSFAWEQGFVPRFIEQMPMGEGALYVPGALMSAAEIRHALLAAHPGAALIADEAHDVRGGGPARYLRLEAKDWAGPPRRVGIISPITEHFCDTCNRVRLSSAGTLATCLAHDGGADLREPLRRGGPDAVAAAIRQAVAVKPPSHLFQAGGTGGPRKLMVHIGG, encoded by the coding sequence GTGGAAACGAGACCAACGGACAGCGCCTCGCTCGAAGCGGCCCCCGCGGCAGGGGGAAACGGCATCGTGTCCGCGGCCTCCTCGTTGTCCGCGGCGCTGCCGTCGCCCGGAGCGCCTCTCGGCCTCGAGGACCCGAGCGGCCGCCGCCTGACGTACCTGCGCGTCTCGATCACCGACCGCTGCAACTACCGGTGCACCTACTGCATGCCCGAGGACGGTGTGGACCACACCCGGAAAGAGGACGTGCTTTCCTTCGAGGAGATCGCCGCCCTGGTGCAGGTCTTCGTGGCGCTGGGGCTTCGCCGCGTCCGTCTGACCGGGGGGGAGCCCACCGTGAGGAAGGATCTCCTCACGCTCGTGGCCATGGTGGCGGCCATCCCGGGGCTCGAAGATCTGGCGCTGTCCACGAACGGCCATCGGCTGGCGGAGCTGGCCGAGCCTCTTTCGCGGGCAGGCGTGCGCCGCCTGAATGTGAGCCTCGACAGCCTCGACCCCGACAAGTTCGCTCGCATCACCCGGCGGGGGGTGCTCGCGGAGGTGCTCGCAGGTTTGTCGGCCGCGCGGAACGCAGGGTTTGCGCAGATCAAGCTCAACGCGGTGGCCATCAAGGGCTTCAACGATGACGAGGTGGCCTCGTTGTGTTCGTTCGCCTGGGAGCAGGGCTTCGTGCCTCGCTTCATCGAACAGATGCCCATGGGCGAGGGCGCCCTCTACGTTCCCGGCGCGCTCATGTCGGCCGCCGAGATCCGCCACGCCCTGCTGGCCGCCCACCCGGGGGCCGCGCTGATCGCCGACGAGGCCCACGACGTCCGGGGCGGCGGGCCTGCGCGCTATCTTCGTCTCGAAGCGAAGGACTGGGCAGGGCCGCCCCGCCGCGTGGGCATCATCAGTCCAATCACCGAGCATTTTTGCGACACGTGCAACCGCGTACGGCTCTCGTCGGCGGGCACCCTGGCCACCTGTCTTGCCCACGATGGGGGCGCCGATCTGCGCGAGCCGCTTCGTCGCGGGGGACCCGACGCCGTTGCCGCTGCCATTCGGCAGGCCGTGGCGGTCAAGCCGCCGTCCCATCTTTTTCAGGCCGGGGGGACGGGGGGGCCGCGCAAGCTGATGGTCCACATCGGCGGCTGA
- a CDS encoding polyhydroxyalkanoate synthesis regulator DNA-binding domain-containing protein, translating into MATRVIKRYSNRKLYDTTDSRYVTLQQIAQMIRNGDEIRVTDKTTQQDLTTATLAQIIFEEEKRSPKLPVEGLRRIIRTGLQA; encoded by the coding sequence ATGGCCACGCGCGTGATCAAACGTTACTCGAACCGCAAACTGTACGACACAACCGACAGCCGTTACGTGACGCTGCAGCAGATTGCGCAGATGATTCGCAACGGCGACGAGATCCGGGTGACTGACAAGACCACCCAGCAGGATCTCACCACCGCCACCCTCGCTCAGATCATTTTCGAGGAAGAGAAACGCTCCCCGAAGCTGCCTGTCGAGGGACTTCGGCGGATCATCCGTACCGGTCTGCAGGCGTGA
- a CDS encoding succinate dehydrogenase cytochrome b subunit: MQRVVALYQSTIGKKVLMALSGAAIFGYLIVHMIGNLQIFLGPDVINRYAALLHDTPVLLWAVRIVLLVAFPVHIAMAVQLNARNRQARPVPYASYKRKVSSYGARTMMFSGPFLLVFLLFHLAHLTLGVQVVPSAYVEGDVYLNMVNGFTVPWVFVFYVAAASLVGLHMVHGAWSMFQTLGVSHPRYNGILKEVAFVATVVVAGGFALVPLAVFLKLVGAQ; encoded by the coding sequence ATGCAGAGAGTCGTAGCTCTCTATCAATCGACGATAGGTAAGAAGGTGCTCATGGCACTGTCGGGGGCCGCCATCTTCGGCTACCTGATCGTGCACATGATCGGGAACCTCCAGATCTTTCTGGGTCCCGACGTAATCAACCGTTACGCAGCCCTGCTGCACGACACCCCCGTCCTCCTCTGGGCGGTGCGGATCGTGTTGTTGGTGGCGTTCCCCGTGCACATTGCCATGGCGGTGCAGCTGAACGCCCGGAACAGGCAAGCGCGGCCGGTGCCCTACGCATCGTACAAGCGCAAGGTGTCGAGCTACGGGGCCCGCACCATGATGTTCTCGGGTCCCTTTCTGCTGGTCTTCCTGCTCTTCCACCTGGCGCACCTCACCTTGGGCGTGCAGGTGGTGCCCTCGGCGTATGTCGAGGGTGACGTTTACCTCAACATGGTGAACGGGTTCACCGTGCCGTGGGTGTTCGTGTTCTACGTGGCGGCGGCGTCGCTCGTGGGGCTGCACATGGTGCACGGCGCCTGGAGCATGTTTCAAACCCTGGGCGTGTCACATCCACGCTACAACGGCATCTTGAAAGAAGTGGCCTTCGTCGCCACGGTGGTGGTGGCCGGCGGCTTCGCCCTGGTGCCCCTCGCCGTGTTCCTCAAGCTGGTGGGGGCTCAATGA
- the tatA gene encoding twin-arginine translocase TatA/TatE family subunit, producing MLGGSEWIVILVIVIIVFGATKLPQLGDGLGKAIRNFKRAVNTGGEIDVTPKKPELKDGPQAPEPGAKSET from the coding sequence ATGCTCGGCGGCTCCGAATGGATCGTTATTCTCGTCATCGTCATCATCGTCTTCGGTGCCACGAAGCTCCCTCAGCTGGGCGACGGCCTCGGCAAGGCCATTCGTAATTTCAAGCGCGCTGTGAACACGGGGGGCGAGATCGACGTGACCCCGAAAAAGCCCGAGCTCAAAGACGGGCCCCAGGCGCCCGAACCCGGCGCCAAGAGCGAAACGTAA
- a CDS encoding cytochrome c maturation protein CcmE, whose amino-acid sequence MSPARDGGTNDRTATIMPSAAAHVLFLCTGNYYRSRFAELVFNHHARQLGLPHQASSAGLAERCWERNPGALSPHTREALSVRGIAYDPNRLPCDVTQEALASATLVIAVKEDEHRPMVAARFPQWTDRILYWAFDDVYDQPATTVLPALEAAVRQLLARLAGGPPDGVLRQARAAPRRSVWLGFPRAATIAGMSNTAPAPVSKSAAVKIVATVVVIVGLVSGLLLTSTKEETAYYKHVDEVMTSPAAWQGKKLQVHGYVVPASIEKKPGTLDYRFIVESRSPRAPQKLAVYYRGIVPDTFKSDSEVVVTGMLEGSEQLKGESIQAKCPSRYEAKEGSNLIGNAPTPNTGS is encoded by the coding sequence ATGTCCCCTGCCCGCGACGGTGGTACAAACGACCGCACTGCCACCATCATGCCTTCCGCTGCCGCTCACGTGCTTTTCCTCTGCACCGGAAACTACTACCGGAGTCGTTTCGCCGAGCTGGTGTTCAATCACCACGCCCGTCAGCTCGGCTTGCCGCACCAGGCGTCATCCGCCGGGCTCGCGGAGCGCTGCTGGGAGCGCAACCCCGGCGCCCTGTCCCCCCACACGCGCGAGGCGCTGAGCGTCCGCGGCATCGCGTACGACCCAAACCGCCTGCCCTGTGATGTGACGCAGGAAGCGCTCGCGTCGGCCACCCTGGTGATCGCGGTCAAGGAGGACGAGCACCGGCCCATGGTGGCAGCGCGCTTTCCGCAGTGGACCGACCGGATTTTGTACTGGGCGTTTGACGACGTCTACGACCAGCCCGCCACCACGGTGTTGCCCGCCCTGGAAGCCGCCGTCAGGCAGCTTCTGGCGCGGCTGGCAGGCGGCCCCCCGGATGGCGTCCTGCGCCAGGCGCGCGCCGCGCCCCGACGATCGGTTTGGCTCGGCTTTCCCCGGGCTGCTACGATTGCCGGCATGAGCAACACCGCACCTGCCCCCGTGTCCAAGTCGGCTGCGGTCAAGATCGTGGCCACGGTGGTGGTCATCGTGGGCCTGGTGTCCGGGCTTTTGTTGACTTCGACGAAGGAAGAAACGGCCTACTACAAGCACGTGGACGAGGTGATGACCTCCCCCGCTGCCTGGCAAGGCAAAAAGCTGCAGGTGCATGGCTACGTGGTGCCGGCCAGCATCGAGAAAAAGCCCGGCACCCTCGACTACCGCTTCATCGTGGAAAGCCGCTCGCCCCGCGCCCCGCAAAAACTGGCCGTCTACTACCGCGGGATCGTGCCGGACACCTTCAAGTCAGACTCCGAAGTGGTGGTGACGGGCATGCTCGAAGGCAGCGAGCAGCTCAAAGGTGAATCCATCCAGGCCAAGTGCCCCTCGCGCTACGAAGCGAAAGAGGGCTCGAACTTGATCGGCAACGCGCCCACGCCCAACACCGGCTCGTAG
- a CDS encoding fumarate reductase/succinate dehydrogenase flavoprotein subunit — protein sequence MQLDSKIPSGPIDTSWDRHRFDLKLVNPANKRKYDIIVVGSGLAGASAAATLAELGYNVKCFCFQDSPRRAHSIAAQGGINAAKNYQNDGDSVYRLFYDTVKGGDYRAREANVYRLAQVSVNIIDQCVAQGVPFAREYGGLLANRSFGGAQVSRTFYARGQTGQQLLLGAYQGLERQIGLGKVKMYARHEMLDVVLVNGQARGIVTRDLVSGTLETHTGHAVLLCTGGYGNVFFLSTNAKGCNVTATWRAHKKGAYFANPCFTQIHPTCIPVSGDHQSKLTLMSESLRNDGRVWVPKTGGDNRAPNDIPEADRDYFLERRYPSFGNLVPRDVASRAAKSVCDEGRGVGPGGLGVYLDFGDAIKRMGESVVRERYGNLFEMYERITGEDPYKVPMRIYPAVHYTMGGLWVDYNLMSTIPGLHVLGEANFSDHGANRLGASALMQGLADGYFVIPYTLGHYLATTKLDPVSPDHPECKAAQTAVKERLDKLLGIKGKRTPDSFHRELGKLIWDKCGMARSAAGLKEALQKIPALREEFWQNLNVQGVNESLNQTLEKAGRVADFLEFGELMCLDALEREESCGGHFREEHQTEEGEAKRNDDEFSYVAAWEWKGAGERPALHKEALKFDYVKPSQRSYK from the coding sequence ATGCAACTCGATTCCAAAATCCCCTCGGGCCCCATCGACACGTCGTGGGATCGTCACCGCTTCGATCTCAAGCTGGTCAATCCGGCCAACAAGCGCAAATACGACATTATCGTCGTGGGCTCGGGGCTGGCGGGCGCCTCCGCAGCCGCCACGCTGGCCGAGCTCGGCTACAACGTCAAATGCTTCTGCTTCCAAGACAGCCCCCGCCGCGCCCACAGCATCGCGGCCCAGGGTGGCATCAACGCAGCCAAGAACTACCAGAACGACGGCGATAGCGTCTATCGCCTGTTTTACGACACGGTCAAGGGTGGCGACTACCGCGCCCGCGAGGCCAACGTCTACCGCCTGGCGCAGGTTTCGGTGAACATCATCGACCAGTGCGTGGCGCAGGGCGTGCCCTTTGCCCGAGAGTACGGCGGCCTGCTGGCCAACCGCTCGTTCGGTGGGGCCCAGGTCTCGCGTACCTTTTACGCCCGGGGGCAAACCGGGCAGCAGCTGCTCCTCGGCGCCTACCAGGGGCTCGAGCGCCAGATTGGTCTTGGCAAGGTCAAGATGTACGCCCGGCACGAGATGTTGGACGTGGTGCTGGTCAACGGCCAGGCCCGTGGCATCGTGACGCGCGACCTGGTGTCGGGAACCCTCGAGACGCACACCGGGCATGCCGTGCTGCTCTGCACCGGCGGGTACGGGAACGTGTTCTTCCTGTCGACCAACGCCAAGGGCTGCAACGTGACGGCCACCTGGCGCGCCCACAAAAAGGGCGCTTACTTCGCCAATCCCTGCTTCACGCAGATTCACCCCACCTGCATTCCCGTTTCGGGCGACCACCAATCGAAGCTCACCCTCATGAGCGAGTCGCTGCGCAACGACGGTCGGGTCTGGGTGCCAAAGACTGGGGGCGACAATCGCGCCCCGAACGACATCCCCGAAGCCGACCGAGATTATTTCCTCGAGCGCCGCTACCCGTCTTTCGGAAACCTCGTCCCGCGGGACGTCGCAAGCCGAGCCGCAAAATCGGTGTGTGACGAGGGCCGCGGGGTAGGTCCCGGCGGGCTGGGCGTGTACCTCGACTTCGGCGACGCCATCAAGCGGATGGGGGAGTCGGTGGTGCGTGAGCGCTACGGCAACCTCTTCGAGATGTACGAGCGGATCACGGGCGAAGATCCCTACAAGGTGCCCATGCGGATCTACCCCGCCGTGCACTACACGATGGGCGGGCTCTGGGTGGACTACAACCTGATGTCCACCATCCCGGGTCTGCACGTTCTCGGCGAAGCCAATTTTTCCGACCACGGCGCCAACCGCCTGGGGGCCTCCGCGCTCATGCAGGGCCTTGCCGATGGCTACTTCGTCATCCCCTACACCCTGGGTCACTACCTGGCCACGACCAAGCTCGACCCGGTCTCCCCCGACCACCCCGAATGCAAGGCCGCCCAGACCGCGGTGAAAGAGCGGCTCGACAAACTGCTCGGCATCAAGGGCAAACGAACGCCCGACTCGTTCCACCGGGAACTGGGAAAGCTGATTTGGGACAAGTGCGGCATGGCCCGCAGCGCGGCGGGTCTGAAGGAAGCGTTGCAGAAGATCCCCGCCTTGCGTGAGGAGTTCTGGCAAAACCTCAACGTGCAGGGTGTGAATGAATCGCTGAACCAAACGCTCGAGAAGGCAGGGCGCGTGGCGGATTTCCTCGAGTTCGGCGAGCTGATGTGCCTCGACGCGCTCGAGCGCGAAGAGTCGTGCGGCGGTCACTTCCGCGAAGAGCATCAAACGGAAGAAGGAGAGGCGAAGCGCAACGACGACGAGTTCTCGTACGTCGCGGCCTGGGAGTGGAAGGGTGCGGGCGAGCGCCCTGCCCTGCACAAAGAGGCCCTCAAGTTCGATTACGTCAAGCCCTCTCAGCGGAGCTACAAGTGA
- a CDS encoding M20/M25/M40 family metallo-hydrolase, translating to MPSAKLETQIQRLRGAFEERLARLVEIPSVSMDPARKTDIARCAEEASACLREIGAEVDLVPTGGNPLVVGRLMRDPKLPTVTIYNHLDVQPADPAEWKTPPFTFTRKGLRYFARGTTDDKGPALAALFGAKLAVADDVGLNIQFLWELEEEIGSPNFDAGLARLTKGKQPFTTDSVVVSDTIWISAGRPAIPYGLRGLLAFTVRLETGAKDVHSGTTGGAARNPVGELAALIATCYDARTGKVKIPGFYRDVRKLTTRERQSFARAGFSRRKFQAAHELHKVRFDDDETLMQAIMAQPTFEVHGLVGGYTGPGVKTIVPHAAEAKLSTRLVADQDPNEVFALIKAFIKKHCPDAIVEKEGVLEPYLGDLGGPYQDAAARAMKGAFGRAPAFTREGGSIGAVLTMQRRLAAPIVFAGLSLPEHGYHAVDENFDWPQSAGGMNMFYRYFFELANLPQAAQSPKRKKGARA from the coding sequence ATGCCCTCTGCCAAGCTCGAGACCCAGATTCAGCGCCTGCGGGGCGCGTTCGAGGAGCGCCTGGCGCGCCTCGTGGAGATTCCCTCCGTGTCGATGGACCCGGCGCGCAAGACCGACATCGCCCGCTGCGCCGAGGAGGCCTCAGCCTGCCTGCGCGAGATCGGCGCCGAGGTGGACCTGGTACCCACGGGGGGCAACCCCTTGGTGGTGGGTCGGTTGATGCGAGATCCGAAGCTGCCCACGGTGACCATCTACAACCACCTGGACGTGCAGCCGGCGGATCCGGCCGAATGGAAGACCCCGCCCTTTACCTTCACGCGCAAGGGGCTGCGCTACTTCGCGCGAGGGACCACCGACGACAAGGGCCCCGCCTTGGCGGCTTTGTTCGGCGCGAAGCTGGCCGTCGCCGACGACGTGGGGCTCAACATTCAGTTTTTGTGGGAGCTCGAAGAGGAAATAGGAAGCCCCAACTTCGACGCGGGCCTGGCCCGGCTCACGAAGGGAAAGCAGCCCTTCACCACGGACTCGGTGGTGGTCTCCGACACGATCTGGATCTCCGCGGGCCGCCCTGCGATCCCTTACGGCTTGCGGGGTTTGCTGGCGTTCACCGTCCGGCTCGAAACGGGGGCGAAGGACGTGCACTCTGGGACCACGGGAGGCGCTGCCCGCAACCCTGTGGGTGAACTGGCCGCGCTCATCGCCACCTGTTACGACGCGCGGACCGGCAAGGTGAAGATCCCAGGGTTTTACCGTGACGTACGCAAGCTGACGACCAGGGAGCGGCAGAGCTTTGCCCGGGCGGGGTTCTCTCGCCGCAAGTTCCAGGCGGCTCACGAGCTGCACAAGGTGCGCTTCGACGACGACGAGACCCTGATGCAGGCGATCATGGCGCAACCCACCTTCGAGGTACACGGCCTCGTGGGCGGCTACACCGGACCGGGCGTCAAGACCATCGTGCCCCATGCCGCCGAGGCGAAGCTGTCCACGCGGCTCGTGGCGGACCAAGATCCGAACGAGGTGTTCGCTCTCATCAAGGCCTTCATCAAGAAGCATTGCCCCGACGCCATCGTCGAGAAGGAAGGGGTGCTCGAGCCTTATTTGGGGGACCTCGGTGGCCCCTACCAGGACGCAGCGGCCCGGGCCATGAAAGGAGCCTTCGGGCGGGCGCCCGCGTTCACGCGCGAGGGGGGCTCGATCGGCGCCGTCTTGACCATGCAGCGTCGCCTCGCGGCGCCCATCGTGTTCGCGGGCCTCTCGTTGCCCGAGCACGGCTACCACGCCGTCGACGAGAACTTCGATTGGCCCCAGAGCGCCGGCGGCATGAACATGTTTTATCGGTACTTTTTCGAGCTGGCCAACCTGCCACAGGCCGCGCAGTCCCCCAAGCGAAAGAAGGGGGCGCGCGCCTGA
- a CDS encoding succinate dehydrogenase/fumarate reductase iron-sulfur subunit: MKLTLRIWRQKNVKDCGHFETYEVPNASPDMSFLELLDVLNEKLLAEGKEPVAFDSDCREGICGTCGVVIDGRPHGPMANTTTCQLHMRVFKDGDQITVEPWRCGSFPVVRDLVVDRGAFDRIIAAGGYISARTGSSPDANALPIPKENADRAMDAAACIACGACVAACPNGSAMLYTAAKVSHLNLLPQGQPEALSRVRSMVAQMDSEGFGGCTNTGECEAACPKGISLETIAQLNGYLLKASLKARPAMAEKGGE; encoded by the coding sequence ATGAAACTGACCCTGCGCATCTGGCGTCAGAAGAACGTCAAGGACTGCGGCCACTTCGAGACCTACGAGGTCCCGAACGCCAGCCCCGACATGTCCTTCCTGGAGCTGCTCGACGTCCTCAACGAAAAGCTGCTGGCCGAGGGCAAGGAGCCCGTGGCGTTCGACAGCGATTGTCGGGAAGGCATCTGCGGCACCTGCGGCGTGGTCATCGACGGCCGCCCCCATGGTCCCATGGCGAACACCACCACGTGTCAGTTGCACATGCGCGTGTTCAAGGATGGCGACCAAATCACCGTGGAGCCGTGGCGCTGTGGCTCGTTCCCCGTGGTGCGCGACCTCGTGGTGGACCGTGGGGCCTTCGACCGCATCATCGCGGCGGGCGGGTACATCTCGGCCCGCACCGGCAGCTCGCCCGACGCCAACGCGCTGCCGATCCCGAAAGAAAACGCCGACCGGGCCATGGACGCTGCGGCCTGCATCGCCTGTGGAGCCTGCGTGGCCGCCTGCCCGAACGGGTCCGCGATGCTGTACACGGCCGCGAAGGTGTCGCATCTCAATCTCTTGCCTCAGGGGCAACCCGAAGCCCTGTCACGTGTGCGCAGCATGGTGGCGCAGATGGACAGTGAAGGGTTTGGGGGATGCACGAATACGGGCGAATGCGAAGCGGCCTGCCCGAAGGGCATCAGCCTCGAGACCATCGCCCAGCTGAACGGCTATCTGCTCAAGGCCTCCCTCAAAGCCCGGCCTGCCATGGCTGAAAAGGGCGGCGAGTAA
- a CDS encoding RluA family pseudouridine synthase, protein MFGVLVGVDRRGRLGYLKAFSGTWFGAWELPGFVPPVFDRAARASLEPAGAAVVAALEAREAAFAASSGFTAAHAAREAHAQQTHAERAALQAELRARKEARAEARQRLQAEGAAAAAFEELEGQSRGDKARRRRFEAVQAAATAALEARFAPLARRLRAHGRLKRLVCRRLMRALHDTYVLTNAHGMSLPLRAAFAPAAPPAGAADCAAPKLLAFALAEGLRPLALAEFWWGASPRSETRTHGVFYPACRGKCGPVLGFLLQGLPVAAAHSATPAVPPPLPIVFEDEWLCVVNKPAGLLSVPGRGAENQDSVLRRLEAHARAGQPLFLVHRLDQDTSGLLVAAKTKAAYVNLQKQFRDRLVKKDYVALAEGRLQGAGCIDLPLRLDVDDRPRQLHDPERGKPASTRWKVLGHEGPHTRLAMQPLTGRTHQLRVHAAHPLGLAAPLVGDRLYGRGGGRLMLHAAGLAFTHPASGLPLHVTTEVPF, encoded by the coding sequence ATGTTCGGGGTGCTCGTGGGCGTGGATCGGAGGGGGCGGCTTGGGTACCTCAAAGCGTTCTCCGGCACCTGGTTCGGGGCCTGGGAGCTGCCTGGCTTCGTGCCCCCCGTCTTCGACCGCGCCGCGCGGGCGTCCCTCGAGCCCGCCGGGGCCGCGGTGGTGGCGGCGCTCGAGGCGCGTGAGGCCGCGTTCGCCGCGTCGTCGGGCTTCACAGCGGCGCATGCCGCCCGCGAGGCGCATGCACAGCAAACGCACGCGGAGCGCGCGGCCCTGCAGGCGGAGCTCCGGGCGCGCAAGGAGGCGCGGGCCGAGGCACGGCAGCGGCTGCAGGCGGAAGGGGCGGCCGCCGCGGCGTTCGAGGAGCTCGAAGGGCAGAGCCGCGGCGACAAAGCGCGGCGGCGGCGCTTCGAGGCCGTGCAGGCGGCTGCGACGGCAGCTCTCGAGGCCCGCTTTGCGCCGCTGGCCCGGCGGCTGAGGGCGCACGGTCGGCTCAAGCGACTCGTATGCAGACGCCTCATGCGCGCGCTTCACGACACCTACGTTCTGACGAATGCACACGGCATGTCTCTGCCGCTCCGTGCGGCCTTCGCCCCCGCGGCGCCGCCTGCGGGGGCAGCAGACTGCGCCGCACCCAAGCTTTTGGCGTTCGCGCTGGCGGAGGGTCTACGCCCGCTCGCGCTGGCCGAGTTCTGGTGGGGGGCCTCCCCGCGGTCCGAAACCCGAACACACGGTGTGTTCTACCCCGCGTGCCGCGGCAAGTGTGGACCCGTGCTCGGTTTCCTGTTGCAGGGGCTCCCGGTGGCGGCCGCTCACAGCGCCACGCCTGCGGTGCCGCCACCGCTGCCCATCGTGTTCGAGGACGAGTGGCTCTGCGTCGTGAACAAGCCCGCGGGCCTGCTGTCCGTGCCTGGCCGGGGCGCCGAAAACCAGGACAGCGTGCTTCGTCGGCTCGAGGCGCACGCCCGGGCAGGGCAGCCCCTTTTCCTCGTTCACCGTCTCGACCAGGACACCTCGGGGCTGCTGGTGGCCGCCAAAACGAAAGCGGCGTACGTGAACCTCCAGAAGCAGTTTCGGGATCGGTTGGTGAAAAAGGACTACGTCGCCCTGGCCGAGGGGCGCTTGCAGGGGGCAGGGTGCATCGACTTGCCCCTGCGTCTCGACGTGGATGACCGGCCCCGCCAGCTGCACGATCCGGAAAGGGGAAAGCCAGCGTCCACCCGCTGGAAGGTGCTGGGACACGAGGGGCCGCATACGCGCCTGGCCATGCAACCCTTGACCGGGCGCACGCACCAGCTTCGGGTGCATGCGGCGCACCCGCTGGGCCTGGCTGCGCCTCTGGTGGGCGACCGCCTCTATGGGCGGGGAGGGGGCCGCTTGATGTTGCATGCGGCGGGGCTTGCGTTCACACATCCCGCCTCTGGACTGCCTCTGCACGTCACGACGGAGGTGCCGTTCTGA
- a CDS encoding ABC transporter permease codes for MLARIARLIALFATLALIASAVAIPSERTVLSVLAAEVAVFGFVVHLFGFDLERTVALRYLRRRTASKGARMALVVSAGLLLVGLVTFLGGHGRGRALETLGAFLLFGASVAFALTLLLNLFSIFTAVSTLGVALGVASLVVVLSVTSGFEREFQKKVLAVNGHLIVTSYGKPGEAETAREAAEIEAKLAGLPGLVRMERFSLSAGEVMIGKAGANLKGVDMSRGGTDLAPTVEAGSFAALGQNAQCQPKPLFPGDVPGPPEDAGRMLLGVELAQKLRAKVGDCVAVLVPFSAKNDDSVPSYPFKVVGIFHLGFNEYDSRLAYVNLEDAQRLAGARQSIFGMELRFADPFAALALVPEVEQRLGPAFRVMDWRTLNGNLFTALTMQKVVISIVLLIIIVVAAFNILASLFLIVRTKEREIAILGSMGARARPILGIFLAAGAVVGIAGGGLGLTLGLSLCSIVQRYGYALDPKVYLIERLPVQISPVEVLLVPALALAICLLATLYPAIKASHLRAVDGLRQD; via the coding sequence ATGCTCGCCCGCATCGCCCGCCTCATCGCTCTTTTCGCCACCCTGGCGCTCATCGCCTCTGCCGTGGCGATTCCCAGCGAACGCACCGTGTTGTCGGTGCTGGCGGCCGAGGTGGCCGTGTTCGGCTTCGTGGTGCATCTCTTCGGGTTCGACCTCGAGCGCACCGTGGCCCTCAGATACTTGAGACGCCGCACCGCTTCGAAGGGCGCGCGGATGGCCCTCGTCGTCTCGGCCGGCTTGCTGCTGGTGGGCCTTGTCACGTTTTTGGGCGGCCACGGCCGGGGCCGGGCCCTCGAGACCCTCGGCGCCTTCCTGCTCTTCGGAGCCTCCGTGGCGTTCGCCCTTACCTTGCTGCTGAACCTGTTTTCCATCTTCACGGCGGTGTCCACGTTGGGGGTCGCCCTGGGGGTGGCATCACTCGTGGTGGTGCTGTCCGTGACGAGTGGCTTCGAGCGCGAGTTCCAGAAGAAAGTTTTGGCCGTGAACGGCCACTTGATCGTCACGAGCTATGGAAAGCCCGGCGAAGCCGAGACCGCACGAGAGGCCGCCGAGATCGAAGCCAAGCTCGCCGGGCTTCCCGGCCTCGTTCGCATGGAGCGCTTTTCGCTTTCGGCGGGCGAGGTGATGATCGGCAAAGCCGGCGCGAATCTCAAAGGCGTGGACATGTCTCGCGGCGGCACCGATCTCGCTCCCACCGTCGAAGCAGGGAGCTTTGCAGCCCTGGGGCAAAACGCCCAGTGTCAACCCAAGCCTCTGTTTCCCGGGGACGTGCCAGGCCCCCCGGAAGACGCCGGCCGCATGTTGCTGGGCGTGGAGCTGGCGCAAAAGCTCCGGGCGAAGGTCGGCGATTGCGTTGCGGTGCTGGTGCCGTTCTCTGCCAAAAACGACGATTCCGTCCCGTCCTACCCGTTCAAGGTCGTGGGTATCTTCCATCTGGGCTTCAACGAGTACGACTCGCGGCTGGCCTACGTGAACCTCGAGGACGCCCAGCGGCTGGCAGGCGCACGGCAGTCCATCTTTGGCATGGAGCTTCGCTTCGCAGATCCCTTCGCGGCGCTTGCGCTGGTGCCCGAAGTGGAGCAGCGCCTTGGCCCCGCCTTCCGCGTGATGGACTGGCGCACGCTGAACGGCAATCTGTTCACGGCGCTCACGATGCAGAAGGTGGTGATCTCGATCGTCCTGCTCATCATCATCGTGGTGGCGGCGTTCAACATCCTGGCTTCTCTCTTTCTGATCGTGCGCACGAAGGAGCGAGAGATCGCCATCCTGGGATCCATGGGCGCCCGGGCCCGCCCCATCTTGGGGATCTTCTTGGCGGCGGGGGCCGTGGTGGGCATCGCCGGAGGCGGCTTGGGGCTGACCCTCGGGCTCTCACTCTGCAGCATCGTGCAGCGCTACGGCTACGCACTGGATCCCAAGGTTTATCTCATCGAGCGTCTGCCCGTTCAGATCTCCCCCGTGGAGGTTCTTTTGGTGCCCGCGCTGGCTCTGGCGATCTGCCTGCTTGCCACCCTTTATCCGGCGATCAAGGCCAGCCACCTGCGCGCGGTGGACGGCTTGCGACAGGACTGA